Sequence from the Crassostrea angulata isolate pt1a10 chromosome 9, ASM2561291v2, whole genome shotgun sequence genome:
aacaatTACATCTAAATTTATTTTGCCTATCCTATATGACATTGTATTCTAACTTTACATTCATATGATTACACATGTACTGCTAGACATTTTACATTTGcgtgggagaaaaaaataaCCCACCTGATTTGATTTTCCTGGTCTTTTGATAAACTATCTGTTCCAAAAAGCTGTGCTAAGTAGGGCTCCTTTGAACACAGGTTGTCTTCGATCTTGTGAACCCGGTGTTCAAGTCTCTCCTCATCGTGAACCTGAATTATCGATAACTAGAGAATTATGTCACTGCCAATATAGCTATTTGAACTAGTCCAAAGCGAATTTCAATGGAGTCCAAAAaccttttctttcaaaaatcgCCTAAAAATTTCCTAATCTTTTCTTacctacatgtatgatatatttagtcttgatttaataaaagtttgttttttggggttttttttgggggggggggagatattCAGAGTGTTTTTTAATATGAAGGGTCTCCGATTtccatttctttaaaattagttcagaacaaattaaatttcttcTAGGatgatgaaatttcaaaaaaaaactacaatgaAACAAAACTCTTGCATGTTTTTCGTGATCTTTTTGAGGATTATTATCATTCAGGGCATCATGGAGgaattatataaaacatatatttcaatGGAATTTTTTTACCCTGTGGAATTATCATGTTTTCTATTACATGTACGATATTATATTGCAAAATGAAATTCGCCAAACATAACATGGATTCATAATCTCTTGTCAacggtacatgtaataacatgcaTCTCATGAAGGGGTGGGGGGATTTACTgcacttaaaaaaattcttttcctAGATGTTGATTAGCAAAATTTGTGGTTTCGTTGTTATTACATGCAAGTGCAATTCATTCAGTAATAACAATATAGACCTGTACCTCAGATCCCACGCTGGATATCCCGTCATCCCCCGCGCCATAGGTTCCGTCCGAGTCCGTGAAGTAATTGGCGGGTTTCTCTGGTAGCGTGTGAGATCCCGATAAAGCGGCGATTCTGTAGAATAGCTCGTCCACTTGGTATTCGATCTCAGCCATTGTAAACTCCTggatgaaaatgtaaaatgatgATGAAATGTAAAAGGTGCAAAAAatctataacaatttttttatcatatggttactgtattttaaattgatttcgAACTATTCTTATTTGTATATTATACAGGCCTAAGATTAATTTTCGCCAAGTACTTTAGTTAATAACACCAAAAGATAGTTTTGAAAGTTGAATTGTGATTCTGTACCTGTATAATAGTGGCCTTAGACcaataaattatgaaaagaaaatacattaagGCTTAATAAGCTTGACTTAATAGACACTGCATGGTTATTTTAAAGTAGGGGGGAAAATCCTACCGGTGGTAAAGTATTGTCTGGCTCCGATTCCGGTTCACTCCTAGTATCAACCGTTCTAAACCCCGCCAGCTGATGGAGCATGCGCCAATAATAGGTCAGTGTTTCCGGTCCACTTAAAGCTAGCATCTTGTGCTGCGGCCTTTTTGTCACGTGAAAACGAAACGTTAAGAAAGAAACAACCTGAAACAGGAGAgagtatcattttattttacattacaaTTTACATGCTCAGTGGGAAAATTATAATGTGTTTTCACACAAAttagaaataattaattttctgAATTATGCATATgattgtttgataaaaaaaagttgcttACGTAAATTGTGGAAAGACCGAGGCCGAATACAgtcaagaaaaatataaacatccgGGTAGCGTGTATCAAAGAGGATTCAGAAGTCAGATCAACGTAGCGCCCAGACAGTATGGCCGACACTGTAAAAATACTGCTCCACATATCCACGAAACCGAAGAAAAAGGCGCCAAATAAAGCATGACCGAGAGCAGCAAACCCCAGTAGCAACACAAAAAGCAGAATCTACAAAGAATTCAATTTAGTTTGAATAATTAACAAATGGGACTTATTTTGCCGATCGGGAacgatttttgttttaaaaatgttgtcaaTCACAAGTTTCTAACtaaatattaattctataaTATGATAGAAATATATCAAAGAGGAATCTCTAAATTCAGCAAGCATTACCGCCAACACTTTCAACTCTCTATGAGCACGGCTGTATATTTTTccaaaaagaagaaacaatcGCTCGTATCTCAGAAGTCGTAGAGATTGCAAAATGACTACAAACAGGATAAAGCCAACCATACACCGCAGCATCTGAAAGAAAAGTTTATCACAATAACTACAAACtttcatattcaatttttttttttcaaaatgtaatctCGATTTCAACGATTTTgctaatttgaaaattatgataaaaatcctttttttgtgtgtgtttatttgtaactgttacatttttatgaattaaatacTTACACGTCATCAAAATATACTGCGATTCcatcaatattcattgattTCGTTCTAACTACATGTGTTTTCGTGAATTTCGTTGtaatattgttatattatatCTCAAACACATTGTATTGATAGAAGCATTAGCCATCATGATTTAAAATACACttgaaactgtcattttcaccACAAAAATTGATGCCCACGAATACTGATGAAACCACAGCACTAAATACAATGGGTGATGGGTTTTAATGAATACCTCGTCCCAGAATGTAACAAAGGAGACATCCACGAACTCCTCGTTGTATGTTGTCCTCTGTTGTTCAATAACATTAGACACCAATATGAACCTGTAGATGTTACAACCGATGTACGCAACGGAGACCAGGCTTAAAACACCCTGTAAACCAAGAACACATTCAAAtagtaaaatatgaataatctGGACTCAGATTTTGTGTAAAGCTTTTTAACCATGACAACATGTTCCAAATTTTACGTTACATAATCactcaattttcaataaaaaattgtttaaatgtacatgtataccttaGAATAGTACTTTTCAATATGCTCAAAAAAtgcacctctctctctctctctttctttctctctctctcacctgtAACACTTTCCAACCATAATGTAGAAATTTCATTTGTAGTTTAACGATGTCATATACAACAATCTTCAGTTTCCATAGTGTCTGTAGTATGAAAAGCAGctaaaaatataatcaaaagaatatcaaaaaattatctaaagggaaataattttaattgtaagAATATTGagctaaataatttaaaaaatgttgctaCATATGTATTAACAtactctgaaaaaaatataatgacgtTATACCTCacaaaaaagaagaaagttATCTGTCCCTGACGTATACTTTAACAGATAGGTGGAGCTGATACTGTGACCTGCGGTCACTCCGCCTGTGTCCGGAATTTCCAGGTACAGAATGACGGAGGTGAAGAGGCCAGTGGACGGGTGGAACAGCGTGAACTCCACAAACACGGCTTTGGTGGAGTCGTCCATCCACTGAGAGGAGGGCAGTCTCTGAATTTGAAGCACGGACTCATTCCTATAAATGCGGGAAGGAAAAATGACATATTCATGACGGTCTATGTTGGTGTAACGTCATTTATTTCGCGATAAACACCATTAATACCAGAGCTTTAcgatatttatttgtttttgtagatttttttcccaatggttaaattaaaagtttaattaaaaatgaacaacagAGAAAAGAGCGAAGAACATTGCTAAAAGGagagttttaaaaatcaagACATGAC
This genomic interval carries:
- the LOC128162954 gene encoding polycystic kidney disease protein 1-like 1; protein product: MDDSTKAVFVEFTLFHPSTGLFTSVILYLEIPDTGGVTAGHSISSTYLLKYTSGTDNFLLFCELLFILQTLWKLKIVVYDIVKLQMKFLHYGWKVLQGVLSLVSVAYIGCNIYRFILVSNVIEQQRTTYNEEFVDVSFVTFWDEMLRCMVGFILFVVILQSLRLLRYERLFLLFGKIYSRAHRELKVLAILLFVLLLGFAALGHALFGAFFFGFVDMWSSIFTVSAILSGRYVDLTSESSLIHATRMFIFFLTVFGLGLSTIYVVSFLTFRFHVTKRPQHKMLALSGPETLTYYWRMLHQLAGFRTVDTRSEPESEPDNTLPPEFTMAEIEYQVDELFYRIAALSGSHTLPEKPANYFTDSDGTYGAGDDGISSVGSEVHDEERLEHRVHKIEDNLCSKEPYLAQLFGTDSLSKDQENQIRSHLELEIFRQLQIQRQTGGENETIGAVPNTREQETSLQRDPKLGTHNPSKSEIEEASNSNLKDKETCPSSPDSPESVKNSTEKTKKPAVGEETPPELCQPNAKPVIKAQKCMKKPELPAKPTFINPGTSRGGAIT